A genomic segment from Alistipes senegalensis JC50 encodes:
- a CDS encoding fimbrillin family protein: MKIIRNIARRPWPRIGGWLPVMMLICGVLASCSSEDESTAPLPDGKYPLQLTAEVAQPQTRAGGKDAWTGGEEIRVSLEGVFGNKTYVMDASGNASPKDADNAFYWKNTDEARVSAWTPDIESETDISDQSGGYAAFDVLYASAIGRYDQAINLRFIHRMAKIEVILKAGEGITEEELEGATVTIFGDPLTHSTAGLVSPGDQSDGEIKPYYDAATKKYEALVPPQDMTGKPLIRISIGSNDFTYTPETEAAGKFGFFGGKRYAYTITVKANGIDVQSVTSGTWVANGEENVTSKRVKQRFTADELKIGDYFYSDGTWSDGGLRKIYTDGSMKIASPKPAPVLQTKSEIERRVIGIVFQTDPSRIGTAEKSKLGEGNVHGLVMALKNTATDIQWSHEENNLEDVKDCWSKSEIYSDISGLHNYTKILDHANSIGGIEAYPAFEAVEKWNDMYSINEYRPPRNTTGWFIPSSGQWWDILQNLGGCPAMADKGQQTSSDSGDFRWLGQGDVPAALNAWMNKIAADSKNDFTTGDRFWSSSELNQFRARNWNVYSSDYVCCDFVYKKWSNAVRPVLAF, from the coding sequence ATGAAAATAATAAGGAACATAGCGAGAAGGCCGTGGCCGCGCATCGGCGGCTGGTTGCCGGTTATGATGCTCATCTGTGGGGTGCTCGCTTCCTGTAGCAGTGAGGATGAAAGCACCGCGCCCCTGCCCGACGGCAAGTACCCGCTGCAACTGACGGCGGAGGTGGCGCAGCCGCAGACCCGCGCCGGAGGTAAGGATGCGTGGACGGGCGGCGAGGAGATTAGAGTGTCACTGGAAGGCGTGTTTGGTAACAAAACATACGTGATGGACGCATCGGGCAATGCAAGCCCGAAGGATGCCGATAATGCCTTCTATTGGAAGAACACCGATGAAGCCCGCGTCAGTGCATGGACCCCGGACATAGAATCGGAAACGGATATTTCCGACCAAAGTGGCGGGTACGCCGCTTTCGATGTCCTGTACGCCAGTGCCATAGGGCGTTATGACCAAGCCATAAATCTCCGTTTCATCCACCGCATGGCGAAAATCGAAGTAATTCTCAAAGCTGGCGAAGGCATTACGGAAGAGGAGTTGGAGGGTGCGACCGTCACCATTTTCGGAGACCCGCTAACGCACTCAACCGCCGGCTTGGTATCACCGGGTGACCAATCGGACGGCGAGATAAAGCCCTATTACGATGCCGCAACGAAGAAATACGAGGCGTTAGTGCCGCCGCAGGATATGACGGGCAAGCCGCTCATCCGAATCAGCATAGGCAGCAATGACTTTACCTACACTCCCGAAACAGAAGCTGCCGGCAAATTTGGGTTTTTCGGTGGCAAGCGGTATGCCTACACCATCACCGTGAAAGCCAACGGCATTGATGTGCAGTCGGTGACCAGTGGCACGTGGGTTGCAAATGGCGAGGAGAACGTCACCTCCAAAAGGGTAAAGCAAAGATTCACGGCGGATGAACTTAAAATCGGTGACTACTTCTACTCCGACGGTACGTGGAGCGACGGCGGCCTGCGCAAAATCTATACTGACGGCAGTATGAAGATAGCAAGCCCCAAGCCTGCTCCCGTACTCCAAACAAAAAGTGAAATAGAAAGAAGAGTCATCGGTATCGTTTTCCAGACGGACCCGAGCCGTATCGGCACTGCCGAAAAGTCCAAATTGGGCGAAGGGAATGTGCATGGCCTTGTAATGGCCTTAAAGAACACCGCAACAGATATCCAATGGAGCCATGAAGAGAATAATTTGGAAGACGTGAAAGACTGCTGGTCCAAGTCTGAAATCTACTCTGACATCAGCGGTCTGCACAATTACACCAAGATTCTTGACCATGCAAATAGTATCGGTGGAATTGAGGCATATCCGGCCTTCGAAGCCGTCGAGAAATGGAATGATATGTACAGTATAAATGAATACCGCCCACCTCGTAATACCACAGGCTGGTTTATTCCTTCCTCCGGTCAGTGGTGGGACATCCTTCAGAATCTGGGCGGTTGTCCGGCTATGGCGGATAAAGGTCAGCAAACCTCGTCGGATTCCGGTGATTTCCGTTGGCTAGGTCAAGGCGATGTTCCAGCTGCCTTGAATGCTTGGATGAATAAAATTGCAGCCGACAGCAAGAATGATTTTACCACCGGTGACCGTTTTTGGTCGTCATCGGAGTTAAATCAGTTCCGCGCACGGAACTGGAACGTGTACTCCTCTGATTACGTGTGCTGCGACTTTGTCTATAAGAAATGGAGTAACGCTGTCCGTCCCGTCCTTGCTTTCTGA
- a CDS encoding fimbrillin family protein: protein MTMNMRFFIIAAAATLLAACTQENEVQNNPEEARITAGVSGPKTRAVDNGWNADRIGVMVVDAPGTTTTMGGKYKNVGYATTSTGTNADFTPMTAGGGIFFEDAFLEFTFAAYAPYASGANASTLPGTDGKITVNTSNQPTTTEQEKVDYIHATGAKADKDSPTVSFTDNTAAGGSDCSFKHKMARLILKVQVSNTDGFDDTAVLEFADYKLGGLVHEGTFDVKTGTAATAGSVVSDWMLRQCTGAPKTATDKCVATFDAATGVMTFTMILLPQTLANALVLEISPDDGEYQSYSNKDMIKPALEAGYSYTYTITVKKTGLTLSGSTIENWNDGGSHAGDAKM from the coding sequence ATGACAATGAACATGAGGTTTTTCATTATTGCAGCAGCGGCAACGCTATTGGCTGCGTGTACACAAGAGAACGAGGTACAGAACAATCCGGAGGAAGCACGAATCACGGCAGGCGTGAGCGGGCCGAAGACCCGTGCTGTGGACAACGGGTGGAACGCCGACCGAATCGGCGTGATGGTGGTGGATGCCCCTGGCACGACCACGACCATGGGCGGCAAGTACAAGAACGTGGGATACGCAACCACGAGCACCGGCACCAACGCGGACTTCACCCCGATGACGGCGGGTGGCGGCATCTTCTTCGAGGACGCTTTCCTCGAGTTTACTTTTGCCGCCTACGCGCCTTACGCATCGGGCGCAAACGCCTCCACCCTGCCTGGTACAGACGGGAAGATTACGGTAAATACAAGCAACCAGCCCACGACCACGGAACAGGAGAAGGTGGACTACATCCATGCCACGGGAGCCAAGGCCGATAAAGACAGCCCGACCGTCAGCTTCACGGACAACACCGCCGCGGGCGGCAGCGACTGCTCCTTCAAGCACAAGATGGCCCGTCTTATCCTCAAGGTGCAGGTGTCGAACACCGACGGTTTCGACGACACTGCCGTGCTGGAATTCGCCGACTACAAGCTGGGCGGCCTGGTTCACGAGGGAACGTTCGATGTGAAGACCGGTACCGCCGCGACCGCGGGCAGCGTTGTGAGCGACTGGATGTTACGCCAGTGCACCGGTGCCCCGAAGACGGCCACGGACAAGTGCGTGGCAACCTTTGACGCCGCCACGGGCGTGATGACTTTCACCATGATCCTGCTCCCGCAGACACTCGCCAACGCTTTGGTGCTTGAGATATCTCCCGATGACGGGGAATACCAGAGCTACTCCAACAAGGACATGATCAAACCCGCGTTGGAGGCCGGTTATTCTTATACCTACACCATCACGGTGAAGAAGACGGGGCTGACCCTTAGCGGAAGCACCATCGAAAACTGGAACGACGGTGGTAGCCATGCGGGTGATGCAAAAATGTAG
- a CDS encoding FimB/Mfa2 family fimbrial subunit, which translates to MNTTTIIRQIKEYMGAYGKAYALLYLIGAVTILTSCVKDDLYDTPHPDRGAVVVTTDWSGKSTEADIPQAYTLRIGGREQNVSAATNVFDALLAPGGYGLTVYNSPEGISIDGNKATVNPVDLTGAIEPHPGYLFASHQDISVVADDTLHVTAPMRQYVRRLDIELTATEGDYSRVQSATATLSGVASAADMATGDRSVAAQVTNAFRQDDNKFTIFFRLLGIVPTETHTLTVDITFNNGDTQRVVSDLTEAIRDFNNGTKPVKLTGNLLLPVEAGVTGATITGWNEVESGNGDAN; encoded by the coding sequence ATGAATACAACGACAATCATACGACAGATAAAGGAATATATGGGAGCATACGGAAAGGCTTATGCCTTATTATATCTAATAGGTGCGGTGACCATACTGACCTCGTGCGTGAAGGACGACCTCTATGACACGCCGCACCCCGACCGTGGGGCGGTGGTCGTAACCACGGACTGGAGCGGAAAGAGCACCGAGGCGGACATACCGCAGGCATACACACTGCGCATCGGCGGGAGGGAACAGAACGTGAGCGCAGCGACCAACGTGTTCGACGCGCTGCTCGCGCCCGGTGGCTACGGTCTGACGGTGTACAACTCCCCGGAGGGGATTAGTATCGACGGAAACAAGGCAACGGTGAATCCGGTGGATCTGACGGGTGCAATAGAGCCGCACCCCGGCTACCTCTTCGCCTCGCACCAGGACATCAGCGTCGTGGCGGACGACACCCTGCACGTCACCGCCCCGATGAGACAATACGTGCGCAGGCTCGACATCGAACTGACCGCCACGGAAGGCGACTACAGCCGTGTACAGTCGGCTACGGCAACGCTCTCCGGCGTGGCTTCGGCAGCGGATATGGCAACAGGCGACCGGAGTGTAGCGGCACAAGTAACAAACGCTTTCAGGCAGGACGACAACAAGTTCACAATCTTTTTCCGACTGCTCGGCATCGTCCCGACGGAAACGCATACGCTGACGGTGGACATCACTTTCAACAACGGTGACACGCAGCGGGTAGTGAGCGACCTTACCGAGGCCATAAGGGACTTCAATAACGGCACCAAACCGGTTAAACTCACGGGTAATCTGCTTTTGCCCGTAGAGGCCGGGGTAACGGGCGCAACCATCACGGGCTGGAACGAGGTAGAAAGCGGCAATGGGGATGCTAACTGA
- a CDS encoding DUF3575 domain-containing protein: MSKRILFFILFSWQASAAFPAFAQQKTDTVYTFRFVPQKDMFYVPWNGNGQELTRLLECIESNKPDIVEGQLPLYVDGYCNSGKSERASLAIAKIRSNRVKSELITRKGLRENNFITRNHASDGDFVTVRIILPKEKVPAIVEDTHPGYEEEKEQSLRENDKATETIQDAEETKASSGQENQPESVLPASSTTLGLSLRANLLRWATFTPDLGIEWRINPSWGISVNGSWTSWSWNEKDRRYALWEVAPEFRHYIGKEKRGYLGVMFKTGQFNYKLSATGKQGDLTGGGITGGYQLKLNNALSMDFSLGLGYIHADYDKYVVINGVRVRRGSETKNWWGPVSAGVTLVWNIF; the protein is encoded by the coding sequence ATGAGCAAAAGAATCCTATTCTTCATTTTGTTTTCGTGGCAGGCATCGGCAGCTTTTCCGGCTTTTGCGCAGCAGAAAACAGACACAGTTTACACCTTCCGCTTCGTGCCGCAGAAGGACATGTTCTATGTGCCATGGAACGGTAATGGTCAGGAACTTACGCGCCTTCTAGAGTGCATCGAAAGTAACAAACCGGACATAGTGGAGGGACAGCTGCCTCTTTACGTGGACGGATACTGTAACTCCGGCAAGTCGGAACGGGCAAGCCTTGCCATTGCGAAGATACGTTCCAACCGTGTGAAATCAGAGTTGATCACCCGGAAAGGACTGCGTGAAAACAACTTCATCACCCGTAACCATGCCTCGGATGGCGACTTCGTGACGGTGCGTATCATACTGCCGAAAGAGAAAGTGCCGGCTATTGTGGAGGATACACATCCCGGTTACGAGGAAGAAAAGGAACAGTCACTCCGTGAAAACGACAAGGCTACAGAAACAATCCAAGACGCAGAGGAGACAAAGGCATCCTCCGGACAGGAAAATCAGCCTGAATCCGTACTGCCGGCATCATCCACAACTTTGGGATTATCACTGCGTGCCAACCTGCTGCGTTGGGCGACGTTCACGCCCGACCTCGGCATCGAGTGGCGCATCAACCCGTCATGGGGAATATCCGTGAACGGATCGTGGACTTCGTGGTCGTGGAATGAAAAGGACAGAAGATACGCCCTTTGGGAAGTGGCTCCCGAATTCCGCCATTATATAGGTAAGGAGAAGCGTGGCTACCTTGGTGTAATGTTCAAGACCGGGCAGTTCAATTATAAGCTCTCCGCGACAGGCAAACAGGGAGACCTTACGGGTGGAGGCATCACCGGAGGCTACCAACTGAAATTGAACAATGCCCTCTCGATGGACTTCTCCTTAGGGTTGGGCTATATCCATGCCGACTATGACAAGTATGTGGTCATCAACGGCGTGAGGGTAAGGCGCGGCAGCGAAACAAAGAACTGGTGGGGCCCCGTCTCGGCGGGTGTCACCCTGGTGTGGAACATCTTTTAG